One part of the Microbacterium saperdae genome encodes these proteins:
- a CDS encoding GntR family transcriptional regulator encodes MATDIEKFLGRSLTSTVGQPLRVAVYSRIADGIRSGVFELGSALPRETELGVALGVSRTVVREALMLLEEDGLIITRRGIGRFVADDLPRVGLEELRPLEQALSDGDDDVVVRTISFDLQSTTDFTSSKLALDPAANTWFREAVVERHGEPVAILQEHLPAGRYLSDISQEIADGLEAAAASSSSVLAALREQAGAVFDSAVCEITVNVVGSSRGALLGLGPADPVLILTQTVTTAGKPVYLAKCIVSSRVGHLSVVQTTS; translated from the coding sequence ATGGCGACGGACATCGAGAAGTTCCTCGGCCGGAGTCTGACGAGCACCGTCGGGCAACCGCTGCGCGTGGCGGTGTACTCCCGCATCGCCGACGGCATCCGCTCCGGAGTCTTCGAACTCGGATCCGCCCTTCCGCGGGAGACCGAGCTCGGCGTCGCACTCGGCGTGAGCCGCACGGTCGTGCGGGAGGCGTTGATGCTCCTCGAAGAGGACGGTCTCATCATCACCCGGCGCGGCATCGGCCGCTTCGTCGCCGACGACCTCCCCCGAGTGGGGCTGGAGGAGCTGCGACCGCTGGAGCAGGCACTGTCCGATGGTGATGACGACGTGGTCGTGCGCACCATCAGCTTCGATCTGCAGTCCACCACCGACTTCACCTCCAGCAAGCTGGCACTCGACCCCGCGGCCAACACGTGGTTCCGCGAGGCCGTCGTCGAAAGGCACGGGGAGCCGGTCGCGATCCTGCAGGAGCATCTGCCGGCCGGACGCTACCTCAGCGACATCAGCCAGGAGATCGCCGATGGCCTCGAGGCCGCCGCCGCCTCCTCGTCCAGCGTGCTCGCCGCCCTGCGTGAACAGGCGGGAGCGGTCTTCGACTCGGCGGTGTGCGAGATCACGGTCAACGTCGTCGGCTCCTCCCGCGGAGCACTCCTCGGCCTCGGGCCGGCCGACCCCGTCCTCATCCTCACCCAGACCGTGACGACGGCGGGGAAGCCGGTGTACCTCGCCAAGTGCATCGTCTCGTCCCGCGTCGGTCATCTCTCCGTCGTCCAGACCACCTCCTGA
- a CDS encoding nucleoside hydrolase produces MSHTPARPVYFDCDTGIDDSLALAYLLGSPEIDLVGIGTVSGNTSAAQAAVNTLGLLALAGRTDVPVAIGQHDFLTHPFDGGAPHVHGDNGIGEIDVPVAERQPEDEDAAHMLIRLSHEYPGTLEVITVGPLTNIATALALDPTLPSRVANLTAMGGAALVPGNITPVAEANIGNDPEAAAATLSAGWPVVLVPLDVTMENVFDEDDRAALLAADVPLARAVGEMLDFYFDFYVSTYGERSSALHDPLAAAIAVGGITATNAPAVDVVVDTSQGPARGQVICDLRGQRRGPVDQPGATVRVVLATDAPLAPHLIARMTAAQVLVG; encoded by the coding sequence ATGTCCCACACCCCCGCCCGCCCCGTCTACTTCGACTGCGACACCGGCATCGACGACTCTCTCGCCCTCGCGTACCTGCTGGGTTCGCCCGAGATCGATCTCGTCGGCATCGGCACGGTCAGCGGCAACACCAGCGCTGCGCAGGCCGCCGTCAACACGCTCGGGCTGCTGGCGCTCGCCGGACGCACCGACGTGCCCGTCGCCATCGGTCAGCACGACTTCCTCACCCATCCGTTCGACGGCGGAGCCCCGCACGTGCACGGCGACAACGGCATCGGCGAGATCGACGTGCCCGTCGCCGAGCGTCAGCCGGAGGACGAAGACGCCGCCCACATGCTGATCCGACTCTCACACGAATACCCGGGCACGCTCGAGGTCATCACGGTCGGCCCGCTGACGAACATCGCGACCGCGCTCGCGCTCGACCCGACACTGCCCTCGCGCGTCGCGAACCTCACCGCCATGGGCGGCGCGGCCCTCGTGCCCGGCAACATCACCCCCGTCGCCGAGGCCAACATCGGCAACGACCCGGAAGCGGCGGCCGCCACCCTGTCCGCGGGCTGGCCCGTCGTGCTCGTGCCGCTCGACGTCACGATGGAGAACGTGTTCGACGAGGACGACCGCGCCGCACTGCTGGCCGCGGACGTGCCCCTCGCGCGGGCCGTCGGCGAGATGCTCGACTTCTACTTCGACTTCTACGTCTCGACCTACGGCGAGCGCAGCAGCGCCCTGCACGACCCGCTCGCCGCGGCGATCGCGGTCGGCGGCATCACGGCGACCAACGCCCCGGCCGTCGATGTCGTGGTCGACACCTCGCAGGGACCGGCACGGGGTCAGGTCATCTGCGATCTGCGCGGCCAGCGCCGGGGACCGGTCGACCAGCCCGGTGCCACCGTGCGCGTCGTGCTCGCGACCGACGCTCCGCTCGCCCCGCACCTGATCGCCCGCATGACCGCGGCACAGGTGCTGGTCGGCTGA
- a CDS encoding MFS transporter, protein MTELSSAANAAAVGTTGFKAPGTTPPRTPRGYTPGLAAVNFGVYLALLTPVMVSMAFKIQHIDPTNTEGSLGLVMGVGAAFALIANPLVGRLSDRTTSRWGMRRPWILGGAIVGLGGFAIIGAATSVWMVLLAWCLVQASMNAVLAAANATLPDQVPVSSRGKVSGIIGITTPIGILAGSFLVNFLPGDFERFVVPGAISLILVIVFVLTLQDRRLTQKPAERFTVGTFFGSFVFNPRKHPDFGWTWLTKFFVMFGYAGIATFLPLYLITKFALDEQGAVGTILIANLASMAAMAISSPLGGFLSDKIGKRRPFVAIAGVVMVVGLVILAIAPDVTTVIIAQAIIGLGAGSFLSVDLALATEVLPNPEDTAKDLGVLNIANALPQSIAPAIAPGIIALGAATPLGGYTTWYLFGALVALAGAVLVYRIKGVK, encoded by the coding sequence ATGACAGAGTTGTCATCTGCCGCCAACGCCGCCGCCGTCGGCACCACCGGCTTCAAGGCGCCAGGAACCACTCCGCCGCGCACCCCGCGCGGCTACACGCCCGGCCTCGCCGCCGTGAACTTCGGCGTCTACCTCGCGCTCCTCACCCCGGTGATGGTGTCGATGGCGTTCAAGATCCAGCACATCGACCCGACCAACACCGAGGGCAGCCTCGGATTGGTGATGGGAGTCGGCGCCGCGTTCGCCCTCATCGCGAACCCGCTGGTCGGACGCCTCTCCGACCGCACCACCTCGCGCTGGGGCATGCGCCGTCCGTGGATCCTCGGCGGCGCGATCGTCGGTCTCGGCGGCTTCGCCATCATCGGCGCAGCGACCTCGGTCTGGATGGTGCTCCTCGCGTGGTGCCTGGTGCAGGCGTCCATGAACGCGGTGCTCGCCGCAGCCAACGCCACGCTTCCCGATCAGGTGCCGGTGAGCAGCCGCGGCAAGGTCTCGGGCATCATCGGCATCACGACGCCGATCGGCATCCTCGCCGGCAGCTTCCTCGTGAACTTCCTGCCCGGTGACTTCGAGCGCTTCGTCGTCCCCGGTGCGATCTCGCTGATCCTCGTCATCGTGTTCGTGCTCACTCTCCAGGACCGTCGCCTCACCCAGAAGCCGGCCGAGCGGTTCACGGTCGGCACGTTCTTCGGTTCCTTCGTCTTCAACCCCCGCAAGCACCCCGACTTCGGGTGGACCTGGTTGACGAAGTTCTTCGTGATGTTCGGCTACGCGGGCATCGCGACCTTCCTTCCGCTGTACCTGATCACGAAGTTCGCGCTCGATGAGCAGGGTGCGGTGGGGACGATCCTGATCGCCAACCTGGCCTCGATGGCGGCCATGGCGATCTCCTCTCCGCTGGGCGGATTCCTCTCGGACAAGATCGGCAAGCGCCGTCCGTTCGTGGCGATCGCCGGCGTGGTCATGGTGGTCGGCCTGGTGATCCTGGCGATCGCCCCCGATGTCACCACCGTGATCATCGCGCAGGCGATCATCGGCCTGGGGGCGGGCTCCTTCCTCTCCGTCGACCTCGCCCTCGCCACCGAGGTGCTTCCCAATCCCGAAGACACCGCCAAGGACCTCGGCGTGCTCAACATCGCCAATGCGCTGCCGCAGTCGATCGCGCCCGCGATCGCTCCCGGCATCATCGCGCTCGGCGCGGCCACACCGCTCGGCGGCTACACCACCTGGTACCTGTTCGGCGCACTCGTCGCGCTGGCGGGCGCCGTCCTCGTCTACCGCATCAAGGGAGTCAAGTGA
- a CDS encoding glycoside hydrolase family 3 protein: MTDTTTTTDTATRPWLDASRPVDERVQLLLDEMTIEEKAGLFFHTMIAIGDLDEPNPIFRTPSARDFLEKKQMTHFNLLGAAPTGREIAAWQNAVQRLAASTRLGIPVTLSTDPRHSFSENPGASILAGPFSQWPETLGLAATRDAELVERFADIARQEYTAVGLRVALHPQVDLATEPRWARQTATFGEDAELSGVLGAAYIRGFQGASFGPGSVSTMTKHFPGGGPQKDGEDPHFPYGREQVYPGGEFELHLKPFEDALAAGTRQMMPYYGMPVGTEYEEVGFGFNKSVITGLLRERYGFDGLVCTDWGLINDSEIFGQPFPARAWGVEELTPRQRMKKVLDAGADQFGGEDCPELLLELVAAGEVTEERLDIAARRLLREKFELGLFENPFVDEDAADEIVGRAEFRDAGEHAQRASITVLANRGALPFAHGVKLYVEGIDAAVASAYGEVVTTPAEADIAIIRLQAPFEERETMFENFFHAGSLDFDDEVVAHVRAIGAVVPTVVDVLADRPPILTPLVDAVAGVTVNWGASGAALLDVLSGAFAAQGKLPFDLPRSMAAVEASAPDVPFDTADPLFRFGHGLSL, translated from the coding sequence ATGACCGACACCACCACCACGACCGACACGGCGACGCGCCCCTGGCTCGATGCGAGCCGGCCTGTCGACGAGCGCGTGCAGCTGCTGCTCGACGAGATGACGATCGAGGAGAAGGCCGGGCTCTTCTTCCACACCATGATCGCGATCGGCGACCTCGACGAGCCGAACCCGATCTTCCGCACTCCGAGCGCCCGCGACTTCCTCGAGAAGAAGCAGATGACGCACTTCAACCTGCTCGGTGCTGCGCCGACCGGGCGCGAGATCGCCGCCTGGCAGAACGCGGTGCAGCGACTCGCGGCCTCCACGCGACTCGGCATCCCCGTGACGCTGTCGACCGATCCGCGGCATTCGTTCAGCGAGAACCCCGGCGCGTCGATCCTCGCCGGCCCCTTCTCGCAGTGGCCCGAGACCCTCGGGCTCGCAGCGACGCGTGACGCGGAGCTCGTGGAGCGGTTCGCCGACATCGCCCGCCAGGAGTACACGGCCGTCGGCCTGCGCGTCGCCCTGCACCCGCAGGTCGACCTCGCCACCGAGCCCCGCTGGGCGCGGCAGACGGCGACGTTCGGTGAGGACGCCGAGCTGTCGGGAGTGCTCGGCGCCGCCTACATCCGCGGCTTCCAGGGGGCGTCATTCGGGCCCGGTTCGGTCTCGACCATGACCAAGCACTTCCCCGGCGGCGGTCCGCAGAAGGATGGCGAGGACCCGCACTTCCCATACGGCCGCGAGCAGGTGTACCCGGGAGGGGAGTTCGAACTGCACCTGAAACCGTTCGAGGATGCCCTCGCCGCGGGCACCCGCCAGATGATGCCGTACTACGGCATGCCGGTCGGGACCGAGTACGAAGAGGTCGGGTTCGGCTTCAACAAGTCTGTGATCACGGGCCTGCTGCGCGAGCGCTACGGCTTCGACGGACTCGTCTGCACCGACTGGGGTCTCATCAACGACTCCGAGATCTTCGGGCAGCCCTTCCCTGCGCGCGCCTGGGGCGTGGAGGAGCTGACGCCGCGCCAGCGCATGAAGAAGGTGCTGGATGCCGGTGCCGATCAGTTCGGTGGCGAGGACTGCCCCGAACTGCTGCTCGAGCTCGTCGCGGCCGGCGAGGTCACCGAGGAGCGCCTGGACATCGCGGCGCGGCGCCTGCTGCGGGAGAAGTTCGAGCTCGGCCTGTTCGAGAACCCCTTCGTCGACGAGGATGCCGCCGACGAGATCGTGGGACGGGCGGAGTTCCGCGATGCCGGAGAGCACGCCCAGCGGGCGTCGATCACCGTGCTCGCGAACCGGGGCGCGCTGCCGTTCGCGCACGGGGTGAAGCTCTACGTCGAGGGCATCGACGCCGCAGTGGCCTCGGCGTACGGCGAGGTCGTCACGACTCCTGCCGAGGCCGACATCGCGATCATCCGGCTGCAGGCGCCCTTCGAGGAGCGCGAGACGATGTTCGAGAACTTCTTCCACGCCGGCTCGCTCGATTTCGACGATGAGGTGGTCGCGCACGTGCGCGCGATCGGTGCCGTCGTGCCGACCGTGGTCGACGTGCTCGCCGACCGTCCGCCCATCCTGACTCCGCTCGTGGATGCCGTGGCAGGGGTGACCGTGAACTGGGGCGCGTCCGGAGCGGCTCTGCTCGACGTGCTCAGCGGGGCGTTCGCCGCACAGGGGAAGCTGCCGTTCGACCTGCCGCGGTCGATGGCGGCGGTCGAGGCATCCGCCCCCGATGTGCCGTTCGACACCGCCGACCCGCTGTTCCGCTTCGGCCACGGGCTGTCGCTCTAG
- a CDS encoding NAD(P)-dependent alcohol dehydrogenase, whose protein sequence is MSTVHAYAAPSEAAPLERTTIERRELGPRDVLIDIAFAGICHSDIHTVRGDWGPQTYPLAPGHEITGTVAAVGAEVSSFGIGDRVGVGCMVNSCGQCRNCTRGLEQFCVEGAVMTYGGADRDGTITQGGYSEQVVVTEAFVLRIPDALPLDAAAPLLCAGITTYSPLRHWNVGPGTRVAVVGLGGLGHMGVQIAHALGAEVTVLSQTLSKKDDGLRLGADHYFATSDRATFRELRSSFDVILNTVSAVLDMRSYLSLLDVDGTMVCVGAPAEPLAVGVSSLIGGRRSLAGSNIGGIAETQEMLDFCAAHGIASEIEVISASEINTAYERVLASDVRYRFVIDAATIRG, encoded by the coding sequence ATGAGTACTGTCCACGCCTACGCCGCACCGAGCGAGGCCGCGCCGCTGGAGCGCACCACGATCGAGCGCCGCGAACTCGGCCCGCGCGACGTGCTGATCGACATCGCCTTCGCCGGAATCTGCCACTCCGACATCCACACCGTCCGCGGCGATTGGGGTCCGCAGACCTACCCGCTCGCCCCCGGCCACGAGATCACCGGAACCGTCGCGGCGGTGGGCGCCGAGGTGTCGTCGTTCGGGATCGGCGACCGGGTCGGGGTGGGCTGCATGGTGAACTCCTGCGGCCAGTGCCGCAACTGCACCCGCGGCCTCGAGCAGTTCTGCGTCGAGGGTGCGGTGATGACGTACGGCGGCGCCGACCGGGACGGCACCATCACACAGGGCGGTTACTCCGAGCAGGTCGTCGTCACGGAGGCCTTCGTGCTGCGGATCCCCGATGCGCTCCCGCTCGATGCCGCCGCGCCGTTGCTGTGCGCCGGCATCACCACCTACTCGCCGCTGCGTCACTGGAACGTCGGCCCAGGGACACGCGTCGCGGTCGTCGGTCTCGGCGGTCTGGGGCACATGGGAGTGCAGATCGCCCACGCGCTCGGCGCGGAGGTCACGGTGCTCTCGCAGACCCTGAGCAAGAAGGATGACGGGCTGCGCCTCGGCGCCGACCACTACTTCGCCACGAGCGACCGCGCCACGTTCCGCGAGCTGCGCTCCTCGTTCGACGTGATCCTCAACACCGTGAGTGCCGTGCTCGACATGCGCTCGTACCTGAGCCTGCTCGACGTCGACGGCACGATGGTCTGCGTCGGCGCTCCGGCCGAACCTCTCGCGGTGGGTGTCTCCTCGCTCATCGGCGGACGCCGCTCGCTGGCCGGATCGAACATCGGCGGGATCGCGGAGACCCAGGAGATGCTCGACTTCTGCGCCGCGCACGGCATCGCCTCCGAGATCGAGGTCATCTCCGCGTCCGAGATCAACACGGCATACGAGCGGGTGCTCGCGTCCGACGTGAGGTACCGCTTCGTGATCGACGCCGCGACCATCCGCGGCTGA
- a CDS encoding acyl-CoA dehydrogenase family protein, whose product MVDAAVRSSATPTTSNDAPHTPHIDVAQVNELLMGTWGETRRQAREMIKDSAFWRKDELGKDEHRERVLSQLHLLVENKAVHRAFPKWLGGEENNGANIAGFEELVVADPSLQIKSGVQWGLFGSAILQLGTREHHEKWLPGVMDLSIPGAFAMTEIGHGSDVASAGTTATYDPETEEFVIHTPFRGATKEYLGNAALHGVAATVFAQLITNGVSHGVHCFYVPLRGEDGVDLPGIGREDDGLKGGLNGIDNGRLSFDHVRIPRTNLLNRYGDVAPDGTYSSAIDSPGRRFFTMLGTLVQGRVSLDGAASWASALGLDIAITYATQRRQFDGADGEEVVLLDYGKHQRRLLPRLATTYALIFAHDEFLQKFDGVFSGRTDTPADREDLETLAAALKPLSTWHALDTLQEAREACGGAGFMFENRLVGLRADLDIYVTFEGDNNVLLQLVGKRLLTDYANQFRGKDAAALAKFAVGQTAGKVFHGAGLRQFGQAVADFGQVSRSVENGLREGQQHELLADRVQQMVADIAGRLRAGAKDKALGARLFNENQAELIEAARAHGELLQWEAFTDAIHGMEDGESKQVLTWLRDLFGLQLIEKHLAWHLINGRLSTQRAAAVSSYIDRLCARLRPHALDLVKAFGYEPEHVRAPIASGAERERQDEARAYYADLAASGNAPIQEKALKKQKR is encoded by the coding sequence ATGGTCGACGCCGCCGTCCGTTCTTCCGCGACACCCACCACGTCGAACGACGCTCCGCACACTCCGCACATCGATGTGGCTCAGGTCAATGAGCTCCTGATGGGCACCTGGGGCGAGACCCGCCGCCAGGCCCGCGAGATGATCAAGGACTCCGCATTCTGGCGCAAGGACGAGCTCGGCAAGGATGAGCACCGCGAGCGCGTGCTGAGCCAGCTCCACCTGCTGGTCGAGAACAAGGCCGTGCACCGTGCGTTCCCGAAGTGGCTCGGCGGTGAGGAGAACAACGGCGCCAACATCGCCGGCTTCGAGGAGTTGGTCGTCGCCGACCCGAGCCTGCAGATCAAGTCGGGTGTGCAGTGGGGTCTGTTCGGCTCCGCGATCCTGCAGCTGGGCACCAGGGAGCATCACGAGAAGTGGCTGCCCGGAGTGATGGACCTCTCGATCCCCGGCGCCTTCGCGATGACCGAGATCGGCCATGGCTCCGACGTGGCATCCGCCGGCACCACCGCGACCTACGACCCCGAGACCGAGGAGTTCGTCATCCACACCCCGTTCCGCGGGGCGACGAAGGAGTACCTCGGCAACGCGGCCCTCCACGGCGTCGCGGCGACGGTGTTCGCGCAGCTGATCACCAACGGTGTGAGCCACGGAGTGCACTGCTTCTACGTGCCGCTGCGCGGCGAGGACGGTGTGGACCTGCCCGGCATCGGCCGCGAGGACGACGGTCTCAAGGGCGGCCTCAACGGCATCGACAACGGACGTCTCTCGTTCGATCACGTGCGCATCCCCCGCACGAACCTGCTCAACCGCTACGGCGACGTCGCCCCCGACGGCACCTACTCCAGCGCGATCGACAGCCCCGGCCGTCGCTTCTTCACGATGCTCGGCACGCTGGTGCAGGGGCGCGTCTCGCTCGACGGGGCCGCGTCGTGGGCTTCTGCTCTGGGTCTCGACATCGCGATCACGTACGCCACCCAGCGCCGCCAGTTCGACGGCGCCGACGGCGAAGAGGTCGTGCTGCTCGACTACGGCAAGCACCAGCGCCGGCTGCTTCCGCGGCTCGCCACCACGTACGCCCTGATCTTCGCGCACGACGAGTTCCTGCAGAAGTTCGACGGCGTCTTCTCGGGACGCACCGACACCCCGGCCGACCGTGAGGATCTCGAGACGCTCGCGGCCGCGCTCAAGCCGCTGTCGACCTGGCACGCGCTCGACACCCTGCAGGAGGCACGAGAGGCCTGCGGTGGCGCCGGCTTCATGTTCGAGAACCGTCTGGTCGGACTCCGCGCCGACCTCGACATCTACGTCACGTTCGAGGGTGACAACAACGTGCTGCTGCAGCTGGTCGGCAAGCGACTGCTCACCGACTACGCGAACCAGTTCCGCGGCAAGGACGCGGCCGCGCTGGCCAAGTTCGCGGTCGGTCAGACAGCAGGCAAGGTGTTCCATGGCGCCGGACTGCGCCAGTTCGGGCAGGCCGTGGCCGACTTCGGTCAGGTCTCCCGCTCGGTCGAGAACGGTCTGCGCGAGGGGCAGCAGCACGAGCTGCTCGCCGACCGCGTGCAGCAGATGGTCGCCGACATCGCCGGTCGCCTGCGTGCCGGCGCGAAGGACAAGGCGCTGGGTGCCCGACTGTTCAACGAGAACCAGGCCGAGCTCATCGAGGCTGCGCGTGCCCATGGCGAGCTGCTGCAGTGGGAGGCGTTCACCGACGCCATCCACGGCATGGAGGACGGTGAGAGCAAGCAGGTGCTCACCTGGCTGCGCGACCTGTTCGGCCTGCAGCTGATCGAGAAGCACCTGGCCTGGCACCTCATCAACGGACGCCTGTCGACGCAGCGCGCCGCTGCGGTGTCGAGCTACATCGACCGTCTCTGCGCGCGCCTGCGCCCGCACGCACTCGACCTCGTGAAGGCCTTCGGCTACGAGCCGGAGCACGTGCGCGCGCCGATCGCCTCGGGCGCAGAGCGCGAGCGTCAGGACGAGGCCCGTGCGTACTACGCCGACCTCGCGGCATCCGGCAACGCCCCGATCCAGGAGAAGGCGCTCAAGAAGCAGAAGCGCTGA
- a CDS encoding MFS transporter: MHTHAPTASPDIVAREPVRGPRAVALVATLILGVLSYQLNASMITPALPDIAKQLGEDIGQVSQVSSLFFVAGAVGGVVLGRWSDFIGRKRALFIVLGLLSVGTLLCLFAPNLTVLLIGRVLQGASSAAFQLAYVILSESLSAKVFGTTLGIITAVNGGVGGVDGYIGGLLSETFGFRSIFVVIFLVGILAIVCVALVIPASSGGASTGTMDWWGAAVLSIALISVTYFVSSGPSAGWLSPITLFYLAGTIVALVVFWFVEKNRATPLIAVQHLRSRQVWPVLATTVLTLSSVFAVINFTVVLLSQDATNGFGLDAATAALLFLAPPALIGVFAAPMSGWLAGRKGWIPILRIGMIACLALLIVIAMMPQSFWVVFAMIALLGVTYNGIVLTTINGLGVVQSPAEAPAALPGLNGSAFGIGAGLGIGIVAPFAAQGTPGGYVTALWISVGITALALIASFLITPRTATEN; encoded by the coding sequence GTGCACACCCACGCCCCCACCGCTTCCCCGGACATCGTCGCCCGTGAACCCGTCCGCGGGCCCCGCGCCGTCGCCCTGGTCGCGACCCTGATCCTGGGCGTGCTGTCATACCAGCTGAACGCCAGCATGATCACCCCTGCGCTCCCCGACATCGCGAAGCAGCTCGGAGAGGACATCGGGCAGGTCTCGCAGGTGTCGTCGCTGTTCTTCGTCGCGGGCGCCGTGGGCGGCGTCGTGCTCGGCCGCTGGAGCGACTTCATCGGCCGCAAGCGGGCACTGTTCATCGTGCTCGGGCTCCTGTCGGTCGGCACCCTGCTGTGCCTGTTCGCGCCGAACCTCACCGTGCTGCTCATCGGTCGGGTGCTGCAGGGCGCGTCCAGCGCCGCGTTCCAGCTCGCCTACGTCATCCTCAGCGAGTCGCTCAGCGCCAAGGTGTTCGGCACCACGCTCGGCATCATCACGGCCGTCAACGGCGGCGTCGGCGGGGTCGACGGCTACATCGGCGGCCTGCTGAGCGAGACGTTCGGATTCCGCTCGATCTTCGTCGTGATCTTCCTGGTGGGCATCCTGGCCATCGTGTGCGTCGCCCTGGTCATCCCCGCCTCCTCCGGCGGAGCCTCGACGGGCACGATGGACTGGTGGGGCGCCGCGGTGCTCTCGATCGCTCTGATCAGCGTGACCTACTTCGTCTCCTCCGGTCCCAGCGCCGGCTGGCTGTCGCCGATCACGCTCTTCTACCTCGCGGGCACTATCGTTGCGCTGGTGGTGTTCTGGTTCGTCGAGAAGAACCGCGCCACCCCGCTGATCGCCGTGCAGCACCTGCGCTCCCGCCAGGTGTGGCCCGTGCTCGCGACCACCGTCCTCACCCTGTCCAGCGTCTTCGCCGTGATCAACTTCACCGTCGTGCTGCTCAGTCAGGACGCCACGAACGGCTTCGGACTCGACGCCGCGACAGCCGCGCTCCTGTTCCTCGCGCCGCCGGCGCTGATCGGCGTCTTCGCCGCGCCGATGTCGGGCTGGCTCGCCGGTCGCAAGGGCTGGATCCCGATCCTGCGCATCGGCATGATCGCCTGCCTCGCCCTGCTCATCGTGATCGCGATGATGCCGCAGAGTTTCTGGGTCGTCTTCGCCATGATCGCGCTCCTCGGCGTGACCTACAACGGCATCGTGCTGACCACGATCAACGGCCTCGGCGTCGTGCAGTCCCCCGCCGAGGCGCCGGCAGCACTCCCCGGACTGAACGGCAGCGCATTCGGGATCGGCGCGGGTCTCGGCATCGGCATCGTCGCCCCGTTCGCCGCACAGGGCACCCCGGGCGGCTACGTGACCGCGCTGTGGATCTCCGTCGGGATCACGGCGCTCGCCCTCATCGCCAGCTTCCTGATCACCCCGCGCACCGCGACAGAGAACTGA
- a CDS encoding TetR/AcrR family transcriptional regulator, translating to MTTTTNGTRHAQASATRQRILSSAHELFVSHGYRSTSLRDIAAAASVSHPGLLGHFASKDELLAEVVAELEADNEAVFSDIAAASEPGDLIFAALAERNARTEGYLELFAALTGEASAPAHPAHARMRERYARLRALSADVLEDAKYHGVIASDRDVDGETVRHTAGWDGLQLVSQYLPGQVNVVEMLEERESLWAMPLGWRDPDDDIAAPAAPAGPFPELPSTTTVEADPGYAVGRRRRTQIVADAMRLFARDGYGDTSLRDIADAVGVSKSTLLHHYASKDVLLSAVLAERDGAISLHQEVAGVRSAGEMLRSLPEGAERSARDEPGLIEVYAVLSCEAVPAGHPAHDYFATRFADVVAYFTELFRLAQVDGDLPEHRDPAHEALWLIAMWDGLQYQWLYDRDAVDIAEQLRAHLADVLPARRAPALANSPGSSPGSSPRR from the coding sequence ATGACGACCACGACGAACGGCACACGGCACGCGCAGGCCTCCGCCACGCGGCAACGCATCCTGAGCTCTGCTCACGAGCTGTTCGTGAGCCACGGATACCGCTCGACATCACTGCGCGACATCGCCGCCGCCGCATCCGTCAGCCACCCCGGACTCCTCGGACACTTCGCGTCGAAGGACGAGCTGCTCGCCGAAGTCGTGGCCGAGCTGGAAGCCGACAACGAGGCGGTCTTCAGCGACATCGCCGCCGCCTCGGAGCCCGGCGACCTGATCTTCGCCGCGCTCGCCGAACGCAACGCCCGCACCGAGGGATACCTCGAGCTCTTCGCCGCCCTCACCGGTGAGGCATCCGCTCCCGCACACCCCGCGCACGCACGGATGCGGGAACGCTACGCCCGCCTGCGCGCCCTGAGCGCGGACGTCCTGGAAGACGCGAAGTACCACGGTGTCATCGCCTCGGACCGCGACGTCGATGGGGAGACCGTGCGACACACCGCCGGATGGGACGGGCTGCAACTGGTGTCGCAGTACCTGCCGGGGCAGGTCAACGTGGTCGAGATGCTCGAGGAGCGCGAGAGCCTCTGGGCGATGCCGCTCGGATGGCGGGATCCGGATGACGACATCGCGGCCCCCGCCGCGCCCGCCGGCCCGTTCCCGGAGCTGCCGTCCACGACCACCGTCGAGGCGGATCCCGGGTATGCGGTCGGCCGCCGCCGCCGCACGCAGATCGTCGCCGACGCCATGCGGCTCTTCGCACGTGACGGGTACGGCGACACCAGCCTGCGCGACATCGCCGACGCCGTCGGTGTGTCGAAGTCGACGCTCCTGCATCACTACGCCTCGAAGGACGTGCTGCTCAGCGCCGTGCTCGCGGAGCGCGACGGCGCCATCAGCCTGCACCAGGAGGTCGCCGGCGTCCGCTCGGCCGGCGAGATGCTGCGGAGCCTCCCCGAAGGTGCCGAGCGCAGTGCCCGTGATGAACCGGGGCTGATCGAGGTGTACGCGGTGCTGTCCTGCGAGGCGGTGCCGGCCGGGCATCCCGCCCACGACTACTTCGCCACCCGCTTCGCCGACGTCGTCGCCTACTTCACGGAGCTGTTCCGCCTGGCCCAGGTCGACGGCGATCTGCCCGAGCACCGCGACCCCGCACATGAGGCGCTCTGGTTGATCGCGATGTGGGACGGCCTGCAGTACCAGTGGTTGTACGACCGGGACGCGGTCGACATCGCGGAGCAGTTGCGTGCCCACCTCGCCGACGTGCTGCCCGCGCGCCGAGCGCCCGCTCTCGCCAACTCCCCCGGCTCCTCCCCTGGCTCCTCTCCACGACGTTGA